Genomic DNA from Hymenobacter jejuensis:
CGTCGTAGATTTCCGGTACTTCTTGTTCGAATAAACGCTCAAGAAAAGCCGGTGCTGCACGCGACAGGATGATTTTTGGGGTGCCGTTGATGATTTCTACGCGGTGTACGACGGCCCGGACAGTATCTCCCTTACGGTAGCGGTCCTTCGGGATCTGCTCCGCTTTGGGCAATACCAACTCGTTTTCTTCCTTGTCTAAAATCAAAGCCTCGCGGCTCCATACCTGATATACTTCGCCGGTGACCACTTCGCCGACCATGTCCTTGTATTGCTGATAGAGATGGTCGCGCTCCAGATCCTTCACGCGCTGAATCAGCGTTTGACGAGCCATCAGCACGGCCCGACGACCGAAGTCTTCCAGCTTAACTTCCTCGGCAACCTGCTCGCCTACTTCGAAGTCGGCTTCAATTTTCTGGGCCTCGGCCAACGGAATTTTGTCGAAATCCCAAATGTCCTCGGAGTTGTCGTCCACGATTTCGCGGTTACGCCAGATCTCGAGGTCGCCTTTGTCTACGTTGATGATGACGTCAAAATTCTCATCAGTCGTGTACTTTTTCCGAATCATCGTGCGGAACACGTCCTCCAAGATGCTCATCATCGTGGGGCGGTCAATGTTCTTCGACCGAGCGAACTCGGCAAACGATTCGATTAAGACGTGGCTGTTCATGTTGTTGTGAAAGTGTTGACTGCAAGCAAAGAGCAAAGGCCGCTGCGGCTAACTGCTCCCCGGCTGACAGCCAGTGGTAAAATGAACATTATTAGAAAGTTAGTCAATAGATAAATTATTGACTAACAATAGATTACTTAAATGAGATAACGACTTTGGCTTCCTTAATATCCGCGAACGGTACGAAGGCAGCGGGCAGCGTTTTACTCTTCTTTTTGTCCTTCACTACTTCGGCCAGCTGAATGCCTTCTGCTTCAGTAGCTTCCAGAGCGCCCGTTTTTTCGGTGCCATCGTTTAGCTTGAGGCTAAGTGAGCGGCCGACGTGGCGGGTGTATTGACGCGGATCGGTCAGGGGCTGGTCGGCGCCGGGTGAAGTTACTTCCAAGGTGTAGCTAGCTTCCTCACCGTAAGCCTCGTCGATGCGACGCGCTAACCGGCGGCTGACCTGCGCACACTCGTCAATGCCTACGCCTTGCTCGCCGTCCAAGATGGCCGTTACCTTGGGCCGAATTGCGTCGGATACGGTAAGCCCCACGACAAATAGCTCCGGGCCAGGCAGGCTGTCCTGAAGCATTTCGGCGATGTGGTTGCGGTCAAATTTCATAGAGCTCAAACTAGGCGACAAAAGAAAGAGGGGACTACTCGTCCCCTCTTCTGTACTCATTGCTGGCGCAAAGATAGTGCAAAATCCGGCCATTTGCAAGCCGGTGGTTCACCGAAGCTTAGGAGCTGCTAGCGTCGGATTTCCACCCATCCTTTGCTGGTGCGGCCGTCGGGAGTGTGCATCAAATAGTAATACACCCCATCGGGCTGGTTGATTCCATTCCAGTCATTTTGGTAGCTGGCCGACTCAAACACTTTGCTGCCCCAACGCGAAAATATCTGGACGCGGGGTGGGCAGTTTTCCGTTAGAACGAAGTAATCATTCTTGCCGTCGTTGTTGGGCGTGATAATATTAGGCGGCGTAAACGCTTCCTTCACTTCAATGATTGGCAGGCTAATGGTCACGCTGCAACGCGTGTCATTGTACGGAAGCGTCACCTTGGGCTGGTAACGGCCGGCTTTGGTGTACGTGTGATCGGCGCTGGAGCCGTTGGCCGCAGAGGTATTGTCGCCAAAATCCCAAGAAGCGTCGGCGATGGCATTGCTAAAGAGCACATGCAGCGGCGCCTCGCGGTTTTGTGGGCAGTAGTCGGGGGACCAGGTAGGGCGAGCCGTAGGCGGAGTTGCTACGCTGATGCGGCGCGTGACAGAGCCGGTACACGCCTCATTGGACGCGGTGTAGGTAAGCGTGACCGATCCGGTGAAACCTGCGGGCGGGGTAAACTGTCCGTCCGCCGTGACGTACGAACCGCTCCACTTGCCGCCCACGGGCGTGGCCCTGACGCGAAAAGGCTGTGTAGTGCCGGGGCACAGCACCGTGTCGGGTGCCGTTTGGGCCGTGACGTTACCTACTACCGTGATTTCGTAAGTGCCTTGTACATTGCAACTTCCGTAATCGTAAGTGCCGTAGCTGAGGCTGTGTTTGCCTACGCCTGCCGTGGCTGGCACAAACGTGAAGCTATCGTAATAGCCGCTCACGCCTCGGCCGCTCCAGTACATTCCTTTCGGAAGGACTACAGCCGAAGTGTTGGTCACGCAGTAAACCGGCAGCGTGGGCAACGTAATCTGTGGACTTCGTTGCACTGTGGCCGTCAGCAAACTGCTGGACGTACAGCCGTCTGGGCCTTCCAAGGTGTACGTCAGCTTTTGGCTACCGACTAAGGCAGCGGTTGGGGTAAAAACATAACCGTCAGGTATCGAGCCACTTACGCCAGGGCCACTCCATTTGCCGCCCGCTGGATTTCCTTTTAGGCGCACAGCTGCTGCCCCCGAACAAATGCTGAAGTCGGGACCAGCTATGGCGTTGACGACCGTAACCACCTGCGTGGCCCGTGCCTGGCAGCCGTTTGCCTGGTACGTATAAGTGAGTGTGTGCGTGCCGGAGCCAGCCCCCGCCGGATAAAATACATTGCCTGATACGCCCGGTCCGCTGAAGGTGCCGCCCGCCGGCATAGCCGTCAGCGTGACGGATGGGTTGCTGAACCCGTTCAGGCAGAAAGAGGTCTGCGGAAATTGGGTGAAAGCAGCCGTGAGGGCCGGTACAACATTTACTTTCAGAACCGATTCGCCGCCGCAAAGGCCAGTGCCGAGCACCGTGTACGTGAGCAATTGCTGGCCCAGCAAATTGGCATTGGGTACAAATTTATAACCTGTTGCTAATGAACCAGTTACTCCGGGGCCGCTCCAGGTGCCACCGGCAGGCGTTCCGACGAGTGGCAACCCATCAGAGTCTACACAGACCGTTACATCCGGACCAGCCAAGATGGCGCTGGGCTCGAAGTTAAATTTGAAAGCAGCGTTGTTGCAGTTGGTGCTGCCGTTGGTGCTGGAGAAAGTGCTGACGCCAGCGGGGATGGGAAAATTCGAAAGCCCCCCACAGCCCCCGCACACGGCTTGGTACACAATGCCGCGCTTGTCGAAGCGAGACGTGCCGCCATCGACGTGCTCTCCGTATCCGCCAGCACCGCCGAAAAATGTGGCGTATTCGAGCTTGGTCCCGCCAGCGGAAAGCTGCATTAAATAGAAGTCGGACCCATCGGTAGTGGTTTGGAAAGCAGTGGGCGTTACGGGCAAGCCCTGCGTATTGCCGCCTGTGTAGTTTTCACCGCCGTAGCCACTCACAAAAATGCGGTCGCATTGGTCCACCAGAAAGGCCGTAGGTGATATGTCGATGATCGAGCGGCCACTGCCGAATACGGTCGAAAAGTCGGTAGTGCTGAGGTCGGCCGTGAGCTTATGGATAAACTGGCGGCTGCCGCTGTTGGCATAATGCCCGGGGGTAACGGGGTAATTGCCAAGGGTTTGTCCCAGTACATACACGTTGCCGCTGTTGTCGAGCTGCACAAAATACCCTTGGTCGTAAAAGGACGTGCCCAGAAAAGTAGATTTCTCGATGGTGCTGCCGTTGCTGCTGATCTGGCTCACAAACCCATCGATATCGCCGCGCCGGGAGGGATAGAGACTGCCAGCCGTAGTCGGGAAGTTGCCGCTGGCGGTGCCGCCGCACACGTATAGGTTGTTGCGAGCATCTAGTTGTAGGGAATAAGCCGCGTCGGGGCCGGTGCCGCCTAAGTAGCTGCTCCACAATAAGTTGCTCAGTGAGCCATTCAGCTTACAGACTACTGCATCGCTGGTACCGCCGCCGTAAGTGCTGGCAAAGCCGTTGGCCACCGGGAAGTTGGTCGAAGAAGTGCAGGAGGCAATGTACACATTGTCGGCGGCATCGACGAGAATATCGCCGCGGAAGGCGTCGCCGTAGTTGCGCACGAGGCTGACGCCGGTGTTGCGCGGGTCCAGAATGCCGTCGTTGCCGCTGCCGCCCAAGAAGGTCGAGCCAATCAAGCTGGCACCGTTGGCGCTGAGGCGGGTAATAAACAAATCGGAGCCAGAAGGCAGGGTAGGCGAAGTGCTCGCGCCGTAAGGTTCGACGTAGCTGCCTCCGTTAAAACTCTGGTCGTAAGCGCCGCCCGTAACGGGAAAGTCGCGGGAGGAAGTAGTCCCGAGGACCAACAAATCACCCTGGTTGTTAACAATGAGACTATGAGGAAATTCTGTGCTAGATCCGCCCAGATACGTGGCCCAGACCCGGGCCGCTGATCCTGTGGCCGTCGTGTTGTATTTGATGATGCCAATGTCAACGGCACCGCCAAACGAGGTATCGTAGGCGCCCAAAGAAGTCGGGTATTGCGGACCGAACACGATGCCGCCAGAGTAGAGATTGCCCTGCGCATCGTAGGTTGCCGTGAAGCCCCAGTTATCGGATTTGGAGCCGGTGAAGGACGAAAAAACAATCGTCGGGTCGATGGTCAGGGGGCGCCGCCGGTCGTAGGCCCCGAGGCGAAAATGCACTGCCCGGCCCTCAACGATATAGCGACAGGCTACTGCCTGACGCTGGCCTGTAGCGTCGAGCTGCCACGCGTGTGGTACCAGTTCAGTAATGCTACCTACCGACGTATGAATCTCCAAGGCACCGTCGGGGCGGAGGGTGAGCGCATCGGCTCCTTCGTACTGAAGCTGCACCAAGTCGGGGTTGGCTTTGGCGGCCACGTCAAAATCATACTCAAGCTGCTGATTTTGATTTTCATACAAACGAGCATCGATGCCGGGCCACAACTCTTTGTAATGGAGTTGCCGATAGCTCGGTACGTTGCTTGCCCATTGCGCCGGGTCGTTGCCGCGAGCATAGTTGCGCACTTCAGCAGTTTGATCTAAGGGCGAAAGCGTAGCTTGCTCGGAGGTGCCTGCAAACCGTACCCGCAGCGCGTGCGCCTGCAACTTTTCGGTCGCTTGCCGCGCGGTCTCTTTTTCGGAAAAATGATGCTGTAGCGGATTGCCGGCAAACAGCGCGTAGGTAAAGCCCCCACTTTCGACAAACAGGCGGCCGTTGTTCAGATCAGCCGCGTAGCGAACCCGGTTGTCCCACTGCCCACGATTTTCAACAAACTCCAGCGTGCGCGAATCGTTCGAAGCCAGCGCCGCTTGGGATAATACCATACTACAGCAGCCCACGAGCAGGCAGCTCATACTTCTCCAAAAAGACATCGGGTAGAAATTGCGGAATAGATACAGCGTTACAAATAGCCCCGCAAAGTACTCAACGTTTTACCTCTACCCAACCTTTTACCCAGCGGCCTTCTGTGTCGCGCAGGTGGTAATAGTAGACGCCATCGGCCAAATTATCGCCGCGCCAGTCGTTGCGGTAGTCATCGGTTTCGTACACTTTCGCTCCCCAGCGCGAAAAAACTTTCAACGTGGCCGGCTGGCAGCTGAAAGTAGGCATGAACTGGTCGTTTTTGCCGTCGCCATTGGGCGTGATGATGTTGGGAACGAATACTGCCCCAACTTCGACGGGCGCAAACTGCGTGACCACCACGCAGCCCGCGTACCGCGCAGTAAGCTGGACTTTGTAGGTGCCCGGCTTGGTGAATTCGTGCGTCGGGGCGGCTTCGGTAGCGATCGGCGTGTTGTCGCCAAAATCCCAACTGTAGGTGCCGCCCATCAGGCTGGGCTGAAACTGAATCGTAAGCGGCGCTAACCCCGTGTATTGAGGTGCCGCCGTGCATTCGGGCACGTTGAGGCTAACGCTGGAGCTGGAAACCGGCGCCAGGGTAATCGTCTTGGTAGCCGACATATCGCAGCCGGTTTTGCCGTAGGTGTATTTCAAGCTGATGACAGCACCGCGGCCGTTGGTGTTGGGCGGCGTAAACAAGCCGTCGGCCGACACGCCCGTGCCGCTCCAAGTGCCGCCCGCCGGCGTGGCGCCCCGCAGCCGGAAGGCCTTGATCTGATCGGCGCACAAGGTAGAGTCCGGACCGGCCGCGACAACAGGCGGCGCGCTGACAATAATAGTGCGACTCACAGCGCCGCAGCCGAGCGTATCGGTGAGGGAGTAGGTGATCGTGTGTTGCCCGACGCCGGCTCGTGCCGGATCAAAAACATTTCCGGTAACCCCAGGTCCGCTGAAGGTTCCGCCAGGGCTGGGCGTGGCAGTTAGTGTAAGGGCTGCGCTATTCCGGCACACTTCAGGCGGCAGGGCAAATGTCATAACCGGCTCAGGCATAACTATATAGCGTACCGACCTGGTTGTGAGGCAAGTGCCCGTGGCCGCGGCCGTATAGGTAAGAATGCTCGAACCGACTTTCGCCACAGAGGGCGTAAACAGGTAACCGCCACCCGGCGCTGCCGTCACGCCAGGGCCTTGCCATACGCCACCCGCCGGAGTGCCGCCCAGCGTTACCGGCCCGGCGCTGAGGCAGATGTAGCGGCGCGGGCCGGGATCGGCGATGCGGGCCCCGAAGTCGAACTTGAAGGCGGCGTTGTTGCAGTTGGTGCTGCCGTTTCGGGTGGAGTAGGTATTCACGCCGGGCGGAAACGGAAAAGCCTGCCGGCCTTGGCAGCCGCCGCACACGGCATGATACACATAGCCCCGCTTGTCGAAGCGAGAGGTGCCGCCATCGACGTGCTCGTTTACACCCGAACCGCCCAGGAAAGTGGCGTATTCGAGGGTAGCGGCCCCCGGCGAAAGCTCGGCCAGGTAAAAATCCTCGCCGTCGGTGGTACGCTGCAGGCCGTCGGAGGTCGTTGCCAGCCCGTCGGTGGTGCCGTTGTAATAGGGGCCAATGGTATTAGGCCCGCCGCCCCAGCCGCACACATAAATGCGCTCGCAATCGTCTACCAGAAAGGCAGTTGGCGAAAAGCTGATGGCGCTTTCGCTGTTGGTACTGCGCACGCCAATGGTAGTGCCCAGCAACACGTTTTTTAGGTCGGCATCAAACTTCAGAATGTATTGTCCGCTGGTCCGGACGTTGTAAGTGCCTGCGGTAATGGGCATTACGCCTTTGCTTTGGCCCAGCAAGTACACATCGCCGTCGCCGTCGAGCTGAATAAAATACGCCTGGTCGGATTTGCTGGTGCCCACGTAGCTGGCTCTTATCAAGCCTTGGCCATCGGGGCGGATACGCGCCACGTAGCCGTCTACATCCCCCTGAGCCTTAGGCTGATAGCCATCAGTAGAGAAAGCAAAGTTGGTGCTGGTGGTGCCGCCACATACAAATACTTCCCCGTTGGCCGCCAATTGCAGCGAATACGTGGCATCGTATTGATTACCACCCAGATAGGTGCTCCAAGTCAATTGACTCAGATTCGGGGTGAGCTTGCACACTACGCCATCGGTAAGGCCACCCAACGTGCGCTGGAACCCATTGACTATGGGGAAGTTAGCAGAAGCCGTTGCCGAGGCAATATATACGTTGTTGTTAGCGTCGGTGAGGATGTCGCCGCGAAACTGATCGCCGTAGTTGCGCACCAGTGGGCTAGAGGTAGTGGCCGAAGCCTGCACCAGCCCGTCGTTGTTGCTGCCACCGAGGTAGGTAGAGCTCAGCAACTTTTGCCCATCGGAGCTAAGGCACGTAACTACTAAGTCGGAGCCGTTGGTGTAGGGGATACCGTTCAGAAAACTACCCGATACGGCGATGCCACCGCCAAATGCACTTTGGTACGCCGAGCTGGTAACGGGGTAATCGCGCGAGCTGGTGCTGCCTAGAATCAGGAGTTCGTTGCGTGCGTTCACCACCATGCTGTGGGGTGCATCCGCCTGATTGCCACCCAAATACGTCGCGTAAAGCCGGGAAGCCGCACCGTTTACGCTGGGGTTGTACTTGATGATGGCCATGTCGA
This window encodes:
- the nusA gene encoding transcription termination factor NusA, encoding MNSHVLIESFAEFARSKNIDRPTMMSILEDVFRTMIRKKYTTDENFDVIINVDKGDLEIWRNREIVDDNSEDIWDFDKIPLAEAQKIEADFEVGEQVAEEVKLEDFGRRAVLMARQTLIQRVKDLERDHLYQQYKDMVGEVVTGEVYQVWSREALILDKEENELVLPKAEQIPKDRYRKGDTVRAVVHRVEIINGTPKIILSRAAPAFLERLFEQEVPEIYDGLITIKNIVREPGERAKVAVESYDDRIDPVGACVGMKGSRIHAVVRELENENIDVINYTDNLELYIQRALSPAKIGSIKINEQTGRVSVFLKPDQVSLAIGRGGANIKLASRLVGMEIDVFREAGDYEEDIALDEFQDEIEGWVLDELKKIGLDTGRSVLAVSKEDIVRRTELEEETVEDVFRIIRQEFETDEEQEETNSGAAQ
- a CDS encoding ribosome maturation factor RimP, which gives rise to MKFDRNHIAEMLQDSLPGPELFVVGLTVSDAIRPKVTAILDGEQGVGIDECAQVSRRLARRIDEAYGEEASYTLEVTSPGADQPLTDPRQYTRHVGRSLSLKLNDGTEKTGALEATEAEGIQLAEVVKDKKKSKTLPAAFVPFADIKEAKVVISFK
- a CDS encoding DUF7948 domain-containing protein, which translates into the protein MSCLLVGCCSMVLSQAALASNDSRTLEFVENRGQWDNRVRYAADLNNGRLFVESGGFTYALFAGNPLQHHFSEKETARQATEKLQAHALRVRFAGTSEQATLSPLDQTAEVRNYARGNDPAQWASNVPSYRQLHYKELWPGIDARLYENQNQQLEYDFDVAAKANPDLVQLQYEGADALTLRPDGALEIHTSVGSITELVPHAWQLDATGQRQAVACRYIVEGRAVHFRLGAYDRRRPLTIDPTIVFSSFTGSKSDNWGFTATYDAQGNLYSGGIVFGPQYPTSLGAYDTSFGGAVDIGIIKYNTTATGSAARVWATYLGGSSTEFPHSLIVNNQGDLLVLGTTSSRDFPVTGGAYDQSFNGGSYVEPYGASTSPTLPSGSDLFITRLSANGASLIGSTFLGGSGNDGILDPRNTGVSLVRNYGDAFRGDILVDAADNVYIASCTSSTNFPVANGFASTYGGGTSDAVVCKLNGSLSNLLWSSYLGGTGPDAAYSLQLDARNNLYVCGGTASGNFPTTAGSLYPSRRGDIDGFVSQISSNGSTIEKSTFLGTSFYDQGYFVQLDNSGNVYVLGQTLGNYPVTPGHYANSGSRQFIHKLTADLSTTDFSTVFGSGRSIIDISPTAFLVDQCDRIFVSGYGGENYTGGNTQGLPVTPTAFQTTTDGSDFYLMQLSAGGTKLEYATFFGGAGGYGEHVDGGTSRFDKRGIVYQAVCGGCGGLSNFPIPAGVSTFSSTNGSTNCNNAAFKFNFEPSAILAGPDVTVCVDSDGLPLVGTPAGGTWSGPGVTGSLATGYKFVPNANLLGQQLLTYTVLGTGLCGGESVLKVNVVPALTAAFTQFPQTSFCLNGFSNPSVTLTAMPAGGTFSGPGVSGNVFYPAGAGSGTHTLTYTYQANGCQARATQVVTVVNAIAGPDFSICSGAAAVRLKGNPAGGKWSGPGVSGSIPDGYVFTPTAALVGSQKLTYTLEGPDGCTSSSLLTATVQRSPQITLPTLPVYCVTNTSAVVLPKGMYWSGRGVSGYYDSFTFVPATAGVGKHSLSYGTYDYGSCNVQGTYEITVVGNVTAQTAPDTVLCPGTTQPFRVRATPVGGKWSGSYVTADGQFTPPAGFTGSVTLTYTASNEACTGSVTRRISVATPPTARPTWSPDYCPQNREAPLHVLFSNAIADASWDFGDNTSAANGSSADHTYTKAGRYQPKVTLPYNDTRCSVTISLPIIEVKEAFTPPNIITPNNDGKNDYFVLTENCPPRVQIFSRWGSKVFESASYQNDWNGINQPDGVYYYLMHTPDGRTSKGWVEIRR
- a CDS encoding DUF7948 domain-containing protein is translated as MLYSTLRFLCLLLLLAGAFGASGKVATPLPEARTLEFVENRGQWDAHARYMAELPSGRLFLTNTGFTFALVDPQALHAHYEQSHTNATSSALPDKLRAHAYSVTFEGANAKPKLTGVEATPGTRNYFRGSDAKQWADGAQGFHEVTYGDVYPGVGVHLYENQEKLEYDFTVAAGAKPSAIRLRYTGADQLGLDNGRLVIRTSVGTVTEQAPLAWQQVGERRIAVPCEFVLSKNVISFKLGTYNQKLPLVIDPTIVFSSFTGSTADNWGFTATYDAQGNLYSGGIVFGIGYPATTGAYDVSFNGIIDMAIIKYNPSVNGAASRLYATYLGGNQADAPHSMVVNARNELLILGSTSSRDYPVTSSAYQSAFGGGIAVSGSFLNGIPYTNGSDLVVTCLSSDGQKLLSSTYLGGSNNDGLVQASATTSSPLVRNYGDQFRGDILTDANNNVYIASATASANFPIVNGFQRTLGGLTDGVVCKLTPNLSQLTWSTYLGGNQYDATYSLQLAANGEVFVCGGTTSTNFAFSTDGYQPKAQGDVDGYVARIRPDGQGLIRASYVGTSKSDQAYFIQLDGDGDVYLLGQSKGVMPITAGTYNVRTSGQYILKFDADLKNVLLGTTIGVRSTNSESAISFSPTAFLVDDCERIYVCGWGGGPNTIGPYYNGTTDGLATTSDGLQRTTDGEDFYLAELSPGAATLEYATFLGGSGVNEHVDGGTSRFDKRGYVYHAVCGGCQGRQAFPFPPGVNTYSTRNGSTNCNNAAFKFDFGARIADPGPRRYICLSAGPVTLGGTPAGGVWQGPGVTAAPGGGYLFTPSVAKVGSSILTYTAAATGTCLTTRSVRYIVMPEPVMTFALPPEVCRNSAALTLTATPSPGGTFSGPGVTGNVFDPARAGVGQHTITYSLTDTLGCGAVSRTIIVSAPPVVAAGPDSTLCADQIKAFRLRGATPAGGTWSGTGVSADGLFTPPNTNGRGAVISLKYTYGKTGCDMSATKTITLAPVSSSSVSLNVPECTAAPQYTGLAPLTIQFQPSLMGGTYSWDFGDNTPIATEAAPTHEFTKPGTYKVQLTARYAGCVVVTQFAPVEVGAVFVPNIITPNGDGKNDQFMPTFSCQPATLKVFSRWGAKVYETDDYRNDWRGDNLADGVYYYHLRDTEGRWVKGWVEVKR